Proteins from a genomic interval of Lactococcus protaetiae:
- the nagA gene encoding N-acetylglucosamine-6-phosphate deacetylase — MTYYIRADQFFYPYEIKKGGFLEIVDGKFGEWTEEIPTSAEVLDYSGKSIAPGLVETHIHGFGGADAQDAEIEGIMGTMSEGLLSAGVTSFLPSPLTDDHEGLKAVCSVVGEHYQEARGAKIRGIFFEGPFFTEEHKGAQNPKYMRDAKMWELEDWQNAAHGMLKKVGLAPEREGSEEFIRKATESGVIIALGHSNATYKQAVAGVQAGATMWIHTFNGMSGMTHQEPGMVGAILNTPNTYAELICDGHHVRPEAAEIVMKMRGADHVVLITDSMRAAGLPDGPYMLGEYEVEVRDGAAWLPTGRPAASILTLKTAVKNVVDWGIATPAQAIMMASLTPAKSVNIDDVCGQIKTGLDADFIVLDSEMNLVATYLDGKKRFG; from the coding sequence ATGACTTACTACATCAGAGCTGACCAATTTTTCTATCCTTATGAAATTAAAAAAGGTGGTTTTCTTGAGATTGTTGATGGAAAATTTGGTGAGTGGACAGAGGAAATACCAACTTCCGCTGAAGTTTTGGATTATTCTGGAAAATCTATTGCACCAGGACTTGTGGAAACACATATTCACGGATTTGGTGGGGCTGATGCACAAGATGCCGAAATTGAGGGAATCATGGGCACCATGTCTGAAGGACTATTATCGGCTGGAGTTACTTCATTTCTACCCAGTCCATTGACAGATGACCATGAGGGATTAAAAGCAGTCTGTAGCGTTGTTGGTGAGCACTATCAAGAAGCGCGTGGAGCCAAGATACGCGGGATTTTCTTTGAAGGACCATTTTTCACAGAAGAACACAAAGGAGCGCAAAATCCTAAATATATGCGTGATGCGAAAATGTGGGAACTTGAAGATTGGCAAAATGCAGCACATGGGATGTTAAAAAAAGTCGGACTGGCACCTGAACGTGAAGGTTCAGAGGAGTTCATCAGAAAAGCTACTGAATCAGGTGTAATCATTGCTCTCGGTCACTCTAATGCGACTTATAAACAAGCTGTAGCAGGAGTTCAAGCAGGTGCAACGATGTGGATTCATACATTCAATGGGATGTCAGGAATGACTCATCAAGAACCAGGGATGGTAGGCGCGATTTTAAACACGCCAAATACTTATGCTGAACTCATTTGTGATGGTCATCATGTTCGCCCTGAAGCAGCAGAAATTGTGATGAAGATGAGGGGTGCTGATCATGTTGTTTTAATTACAGACTCGATGCGTGCAGCAGGACTGCCAGATGGCCCATATATGCTTGGTGAGTACGAAGTTGAAGTGCGTGATGGTGCAGCATGGCTTCCAACAGGTCGCCCTGCAGCTTCTATTTTGACACTGAAAACAGCTGTAAAAAATGTTGTTGATTGGGGAATCGCAACTCCTGCCCAAGCGATTATGATGGCATCTTTAACACCAGCTAAGTCAGTTAATATTGACGATGTCTGTGGTCAGATTAAAACAGGATTGGATGCAGATTTCATTGTCCTTGATAGCGAAATGAACCTTGTTGCAACTTATCTCGATGGCAAAAAGCGATTTGGTTAA